The Gammaproteobacteria bacterium sequence CTGCTGGATCACCGGCTCGGCCACACCCAGTTCATTGACACGGTTGCGCAGCGTGGTGATGTTCTGTTTCAGCGCCAGCTTGCGGGTCTCGCGCTTTTCATTCTCGGACAGCCGCGCCAGCAGCACGAAATTGCCCTCGCGCTCCTCATCCTCGATCAGCAGATCACGGTAGTCCTTGTTCAGCAAGGACTCCGCCTGGGCACGCTCCTCGGCCGAGCCGAAGGTGATCTCTACGGCACTATCGCCCTGCTTGCCCGCATACTGGCCGATATTGGTATAACGCACCTTGTTCTCGCGTAGCAGTCCGCGAAAATCGCTGATGTAGCGTTCTTCGGCCTGATGCACGGCGGCATTGACGTCGACCTCCATCAGGAAGTGCACACCGCCACGCAGATCCAGACCCAGATACATCGGCGCCGCGTTCATCGCCCGCAACCAGTCCGGGGTGCGCGGCGCCAGATTCAGCGCCACCACATAGCCGCGACCCAGCCCGTCCCGCACCACATCCTTGGCCTTGAGCTGGCTTTCGGTATCCGGGAAACGCACCAGGATCTGTTCGTCGGCCAACAGGATACTGTTGAAGGCGATGCCGGCGTCCTGCAGCAGCCCGCGCAGTTTCTCCTGACTGCTGATATCCACCGACGTACTGCGCAGGGAGGAAACCTGCAAGGCGGGGTCTTCCCCGTACAGGTTGGGTAATGCGTACAGGCTGCTACCGACCAACACAATGATAAGTAGCAGGTACTTCCAGGCGGAATACTGATTCAACATGACGGGCTATCCGTAAAGGTGGTTAATGCAGTGTTGGTAATTGATAAATAGCCGGCACGGGATGTCCGTTCGCCACGGCTATTCGGCGTTGTTATTCTGATTTCATCGTACCCTTGGGCACCAGTGCGGAGACCGACTGCTTTTGCACCTTCACCTCCACGCCCTCGGCGATCTTCACGGTGAGGAAACTCTCGCCCACCTCGCTCACCCGACCGAGCAGGCCACCGTTGGTGACGACCTCATCCCCCTTGGCCAACGCCTCGACCATGTTTTTGTGCTCTTTGGCGCGCTTGGTCTGCGGACGGATCAGCATGAAATAGAACAGCACAAAAATCAGCAGCAGCGGCAACATGCCCAGCAGGCCAGCGTCGGATTGGGCCGCACCAGCGGCAGCGCCTTCAGCAAGGGCATCAGAAATGAAAAAGCTCATGGGTTATTTTCCTATGTTACGGGTTGCATGTTACGGGTTAGATGTTACAGGTTATCGGTTACCGGTCATGGTGAAGCAACCGCCTGAAAAAAGGTCGCCATTATTACACACTTGCGGGTTTTTGTGCGCGCCGCCCCCCCTCTCAATCCCTCTCAGGCACGTTGCGCATAGAAGTGGCTGACAAAGGCGCCCAGGGTGTTGGCCGCGATGGCGTCACGCAGGCCACGCATCAGTTCCTGATAGTAGTAGAGGTTATGGATGGTGTTGAGGTGCGCGCCCAGCATCTCGCCGGTCTTGTCCAGGTGGCGCAGGTAGCTGCGGCTGTAATTGCGGCAGGTGTAGCAGCCGCACTGCGCGTCCAGCGGGCCGGTGTCAAATTCGTGGCAGGCATTGCGGATCTTGATCACCCCCTGGCGGGTGAACAGGTGGCCGTTACGGGCGTTACGGGTAGGCATCACGCAGTCAAACATGTCCACCCCGCGCAACACGCCCTCGACCAGATCCTCCGGCTTGCCCACGCCCATCAGGTAACGCGGCTGCCCGGCCGGCAGTAAGGGGGTGGTGTGGTCCAGCACCCGCAGCATGTCCTCTTTGGGCTCACCCACCGACAGGCCGCCGATGGCGTAGCCGTCAAAGCCGATCTCCACCAGGCCCGCCGCGGATTCCGCCCGCAGCCCCTCGTACATGCCGCCCTGCACGATGCCGAACAGGGCGTTGGGATTGCCCCCGGTCGCTCCCGGCATCCTGCCTTCCGCGACACTCGCACATCCCTGTGCATCGTGGGCGTCCTTGGAGCGCTGGGCCCAGCGCAGCGACATCTGCATGGAGTCGCGGGCCTGCTGCTCGTCCGCCGGATACGGGGTGCATTCATCGAAGCACATCACGATGTCCGAGCCCAGCGCCCGCTGCACGGCCATGGATTCCTCCGGCCCGAGAAACACCTTGTCGCCATTGACCGGCGAACGGAAGGTCACGCCCGCTTCGGTGATTTTCCTCATCTCGCCCAGGCTGAATACCTGAAAGCCGCCGGAGTCCGTAAGGATGGGGCCCTGCCAGTGCATGAAATTATGCAGATCGCCGTGAGCCGCGATGACCTCGGTGCCGGGGCGCAGCATCAGATGGAAGGTGTTACCGAGAATGATCTCCGCGCCCATGCCGATGAGTTCTTCCGGGGTCATGGTCTTGACCGTGCCGTAGGTGCCCACGGGCATAAAGGCCGGGGTTTCCACCGTGCCACGCTCAAAGGTGAGACGGCCGCGGCGCGCTGCGCCGTCACTGCTGATGTGTTCAAACTTCATAAAGTTAAAATTCTAAGCGCCTACCTAAGCACCTAAGCCTAAGCACCCAGGAAACCGAGAATCTCTTTTTCAATATCCCGCTTATCAACCACCGTTTTTTGCGCAATCTCTTTGTCAAACAACGCCGCGATCTGGGCAGGAATTTTGATATTCGCTTTCCTGGCGATCATGTTCAACGCATCGATATCATGCTCAAAGGTTTCACCGGTTAAGGCTTTGGCGATGACAGGAGAGAACTTGGTCCACTCCGCGGTTGAATACGCAATCGTCTTGATGGACTTGTCTTTACGGCAGGTGTCATAGGCTTTGAAACAGGTCGCGGTGTGAGGACACATGAGATAGCCAGCTTGCTCAAAGGCCTGTTTGATATAGCTCAAGCCCTCTTCATCGGTACAGAAGTCGGCGGCAAAGATTGCCTGGAGCTTGCTTAATTCGTCTGCGGTTAATTCATAGCATTTTTCGCTATCAAGCTGGTGCATCAGCTGTTTGGTACGCTCAGCACCGAACAGATCAAACAAGATACGTTCCACGTTGGAAGACTTCAGGATATCCATCGCCGGAGAAGTGGTGGGGATAACGCTCTTATGGCTGATGTCATAGCGCCCGGTGGTAATGAGCTGAGTCAGTACATTGTTGGCATTCGATGCGATGTGGATCTGTTTAACGGGCAGGCCCATTTTCCAGGCGTAGTAACCGCCCAGGGCGTTACCGAAGTTGCCACTGGGGACATTCAGGTAAACCGGTTCACCTAACCGGATCACCCCTTTGCGCACCAGTTCAAGATAGCTATGAACGTGATAGATGACCTGGAAAATAATGCGACCGAAGTTAACGGAGTTGGCGGCGGACAGCGAGATGTCATGGGCTTTCAGCGCCTCACCAAAGGCATCCGAGACCAGCAGCGACTTTAGGGCATTTTGCGCATCGTCGAAATCACCATGGATGCCGATGACTTTCAGGTTTGCCGCATCTTCCGTCACCATCTGTAACCGCTGTACATCCGAGGTGCCACCGTCCGGGTAGAGACAGGCGACCTGGACGTTTTCACGATTTTTAAAGGTCTCTAATGCGGCTGGGCCGGTGTCACCACTGGTGGCCGCCAGGATCAGATATTTTTCACCACGCGCCTGGGCCACGGCAGATAGCACCTTGCCAAAAGGTTGTAGCGCCATGTCCTTAAAGGCACGAGTCGGCCCGTGGTATAGCTCGCTGACGAAGAGGTCGTCATAGACTTTTACCACCGGTACAGGGTTGCCTGGATCGTCAAACGCATCGTAAAGGCTCAACGCGGCGTCAATCACGGACGGCTCGATATCCACTTCAAAGGCCTGCAATATGGCTTTAGCCAGCGTCTTGTAGTCGGAGTCGATATGCGCCTTAAAGAAGTCATCATCCAACGCAGGCAAGGACTCCGGTGAATAGATGCCTCCGAACGAAGACATCGGGCTTAGGATGGCCTGGGAGAAGGTGATAGCGGCAGGCCTTTTGCCGTCATTACCCCGGGTTTCAATAAACTTCATGTTGAGCCTGTCTATGGATACTGTCTGTTAATACTATCTATTGAGTTGTAGGGTGAGCACCGCCCACCATGACCAATGTTGTTTCTTGGTGGGCAATGCCCACCCTACTTCTATCTATTGACTTGTAGGGTGGGCATCGCCCACCGTTTTGGCACTAATTGGTGGGCGATGCCTTTATGCCCTGTGGGTGCACCCTACTTCAATGTTTCCAACCGAATACGCGTCAAGGCACCGATGACGGTGTCCAGCTGCTCGATGGCGGCGATGGCGGTATTCATGTTGCCCTCGTTGACCCGATGGGTCAGCAGGATGATGGTCGCCGGGGCATCGCCCAGGGATTCCTTCTGCATGATGGCCTCGATGCTGATGCCCGAGTCGCCGAGGATGCTGGCGACCCTGGCCAGCACGCCGGGTTTGTCCTCACATTGCAGGCGCACGTAGTAGGCGGTTTCCACCTTGTCCATGGACAGGATGGGCAGATCGCTGAGCGCGTCCGGCTGGAAGGCCAGATGCGGCACGCGGTTCTCCGGGTCCGAGGTCAGGGTGCGGGTCACATCGACCAGATCCGCCACTACCGCCGAGGCCGTAGGATCGGCGCCGGCGCCGGCACCGTAATACAGCGTCGGGCCCACGGCATCACCCTTCACCAGCACGGCGTTCATCACGCCGTCGACGTTGGCGATCAGGCGGCGCTCGGGGATCAGGGTCGGATGCACCCGCAATTCCACGCCCGCCTTGGTGCGGCGCGCGACGCCGAGATGCTTGATGCGATAACCCAGCTCTTCGGCATAGACCACATCTTCACGGGTGATCTTGGTGATGCCTTCGGTGTAACAGGCCTCGAATTGCAGCGGGATACCGAAGGCGATGGAGGCGAGAATGGTCAGCTTGTGGGCGGCATCGATACCCTCCACGTCGAAGGTGGGATCGGCCTCGGCATAACCCAGGCGCTGCGCCTCGGCCAGCACGTCAGCAAAATCACTGCCGTTATCGCGCATCTCGGTGAGGATGAAATTGCCGGTGCCGTTGATGATGCCCGCCAGCCATTCAATGCGGTTGCCGGCCAGGCCTTCGCGTATCGCCTTGATGATCGGAATGCCACCGGCCACCGCGGCCTCGAAGGCCACCACCACGCCCTTCTCCTGCGCCGCGGCGAAGATCTCGTTGCCGTGTTTGGCGATCAGCGCCTTGTTGGCGGTGACCACATGCTTACCGTTGGCGATGGCGGTCAATACCAGCTCGCGGGCCAGGGTATCGCCGCCGATCAGCTCGACCACAATCTGCACCTCGGGATCGCTGACCACCTCCTGCGGGTTGACGGTCAGGGTAATCCCGGTGGTATCACAGATGCGCGCCTTGTTCATGTCACGGGTCGCCGCATGGGTGATCACGATACCGCGCCCGGCACGCCGCGCAATCTCCTTGGCATTGCGCAACAGCACATTGACCGTGCCGCCACCCACAGTGCCCAACCCCAACAGTCCTACTTTTACAGGTTCCACTCTATTCATTCCCCAATACTTAACGAGTTCTCATGTAGGGTGGGCATCCGCCCACCGATTATGTTCCACTTAAAATCAAGCCGGTGGGCGATGCCCACCCTACATACTTTACTTGGCCTCGGCACTCTCCGCCGCCTGACTGTCGGCGCGGAACATATCGCGAA is a genomic window containing:
- the yajC gene encoding preprotein translocase subunit YajC, which translates into the protein MSFFISDALAEGAAAGAAQSDAGLLGMLPLLLIFVLFYFMLIRPQTKRAKEHKNMVEALAKGDEVVTNGGLLGRVSEVGESFLTVKIAEGVEVKVQKQSVSALVPKGTMKSE
- the tgt gene encoding tRNA guanosine(34) transglycosylase Tgt, which codes for MKFEHISSDGAARRGRLTFERGTVETPAFMPVGTYGTVKTMTPEELIGMGAEIILGNTFHLMLRPGTEVIAAHGDLHNFMHWQGPILTDSGGFQVFSLGEMRKITEAGVTFRSPVNGDKVFLGPEESMAVQRALGSDIVMCFDECTPYPADEQQARDSMQMSLRWAQRSKDAHDAQGCASVAEGRMPGATGGNPNALFGIVQGGMYEGLRAESAAGLVEIGFDGYAIGGLSVGEPKEDMLRVLDHTTPLLPAGQPRYLMGVGKPEDLVEGVLRGVDMFDCVMPTRNARNGHLFTRQGVIKIRNACHEFDTGPLDAQCGCYTCRNYSRSYLRHLDKTGEMLGAHLNTIHNLYYYQELMRGLRDAIAANTLGAFVSHFYAQRA
- the thrC gene encoding threonine synthase; amino-acid sequence: MKFIETRGNDGKRPAAITFSQAILSPMSSFGGIYSPESLPALDDDFFKAHIDSDYKTLAKAILQAFEVDIEPSVIDAALSLYDAFDDPGNPVPVVKVYDDLFVSELYHGPTRAFKDMALQPFGKVLSAVAQARGEKYLILAATSGDTGPAALETFKNRENVQVACLYPDGGTSDVQRLQMVTEDAANLKVIGIHGDFDDAQNALKSLLVSDAFGEALKAHDISLSAANSVNFGRIIFQVIYHVHSYLELVRKGVIRLGEPVYLNVPSGNFGNALGGYYAWKMGLPVKQIHIASNANNVLTQLITTGRYDISHKSVIPTTSPAMDILKSSNVERILFDLFGAERTKQLMHQLDSEKCYELTADELSKLQAIFAADFCTDEEGLSYIKQAFEQAGYLMCPHTATCFKAYDTCRKDKSIKTIAYSTAEWTKFSPVIAKALTGETFEHDIDALNMIARKANIKIPAQIAALFDKEIAQKTVVDKRDIEKEILGFLGA
- a CDS encoding homoserine dehydrogenase; the encoded protein is MEPVKVGLLGLGTVGGGTVNVLLRNAKEIARRAGRGIVITHAATRDMNKARICDTTGITLTVNPQEVVSDPEVQIVVELIGGDTLARELVLTAIANGKHVVTANKALIAKHGNEIFAAAQEKGVVVAFEAAVAGGIPIIKAIREGLAGNRIEWLAGIINGTGNFILTEMRDNGSDFADVLAEAQRLGYAEADPTFDVEGIDAAHKLTILASIAFGIPLQFEACYTEGITKITREDVVYAEELGYRIKHLGVARRTKAGVELRVHPTLIPERRLIANVDGVMNAVLVKGDAVGPTLYYGAGAGADPTASAVVADLVDVTRTLTSDPENRVPHLAFQPDALSDLPILSMDKVETAYYVRLQCEDKPGVLARVASILGDSGISIEAIMQKESLGDAPATIILLTHRVNEGNMNTAIAAIEQLDTVIGALTRIRLETLK